Within bacterium, the genomic segment CTTCAGGTAGTGCGGCCAGAGGAGGTTCGTCAGGCTGTGGACGATCTCCGGGAATTCGTCGTCGAGCTTCTGGCGCAGAAGCCCCGTGAGGAAGGCGACCCCCTCGAGAAGACGCTCGACGTCGGGGTCGGACGCCGGGCCGCTGAGCATCGGGGCGAGGGCCGGATGCGTCTTGGAGAACTCCGACCCCAGCTCCCGAAGGGCGTTCAGCTCCTGCTGGTAATACTTGTTGAACATTCGGACCCCGGATCCTCTCGTGTTCGATTCAATCCTTCATGCGGATCTGCCCGTTGCCGTCGATCGACGTCTCGAACTGGACCTGGAGCCGCGGATCGCTCGCCAGCTTCGCGACGACCTGGAACTGCATCTGGAGGGCAAGGCGATCGTCCTCCTCGGGGATGAAGGAAACCCGGACCCCCTTCAGGCGGGGCTCGTACTTCTGGATCGTCGTCCGGAGGATCTTCTCGAGCTCCCGGTACACCTGCGCCCCGAGGTGGAGGTACTCCGTGAACTCCGGAACGCCGTAATCGTCGGCGATCGGAACGCACCCCTGGCGCGTGTTGAGGATCCGCCGAAGATGCTCGAGGACCGAATCGCTGATCCTCTGCGGATCCTCAGCACCGCGCCGGGAGAGGTCCCTTTCGCCGTTCCGGACCCGTTCGAGAAGCCGTTCTTCCCGCATCGCCCGACCCCGTCGATCAGGCGGCTACGCGTTCGGCGCTTCCCAATCGTCCTCGGCGGTGATCCCGCCATCGATCCAGGTCCACTCGATCTTCTGGTACGTAAAGGATATCTCCTCGTACTCGACATATCTCGTAAGCTCGGGGTTTTTGTTGTTCAGCATGCGTTGTCCAATCGCGGCGATGCTGGCATTCGTGAGCTTGATCGTGTAATGCTGTCTCTCGCTCCCCGACCCCGTCTTCGCCGCGAGCTGGGGCGTCCAGAACTCGAGCTTCCATTCCGGGATGTTTTCATTGTTGACCAGGGCGCTGTAGAGAAGGGGCGTCGACTTGTCGAGCTCCTTCGTGATCACGAGCGGCTTGTGCATCCGTTTCCCCGTGGGGAGCCCCGAGGCGGCATCCCGGGGAGACACGATTTCATGCGAGTATGCGATGACCATGATCGAGTTTTCCCGGCCCTTCTGCGTGACCGACCCCTTGATGTCTCCCTGTTTCTGGCCTTTCAATCTCAGATAAGCGTTCAATGCCATGGCGTATTCCTCCGGTATCTTTCCGTTTGTTGTTACTGCTTGTCCAACTTCCCGACGAGCGACAGGGTGAAGAACGCCCCCATGAACTTGAAGTGCGGCCGGACCTTCAGCCCGACCCGGTACCAGCCCGGCTCTCCTGCGACCTCGTCGACCGTGACCTCGGCCATCTTCAGCGGGCGGCGGCTCCGGGCGGCGGCCGAAGGGGCCTCCATGTCGGACACGTACTGTCCGATCCAGGTGTTGAGCTCCGTCTGCAGTTCCATACGGTCTTTCCACGTCCCGATGTTCTCCCTCTGGAGCACCTTGAGGTAGTGCGCGAGGCGGTTGATGACGAACATGTACGGCAGCTGCATGCCGAGTTTATAGTTGAGCTCCGCCTCTTTCCCGGCCTTGCTGATCCCGAAGAACTTCGGCTTCTGGACCGAATTCGCCGAGAAGAAGGCCGCGTTGTCGCTCCCCTTGCGCATGGTGAGGGCGATGAACCCCTCCTCCGCGAGCTCGAACTCGCGACGCTCGGAGACGAGGATCTCGGTCGGGATCTTCGTCTGGGTCGCGCCCATCGACTGGAACTGGTGGAGGGGAAGGTCCTCGACCGCCCCGCCGCCGGCCGGTCCGATGATGTTCGCGCACCACCTGTACTTCGCGAAGCTGTCGGTGAGGCGGGAGGCGAACGCGAAGGCGGCGTTCCCCCACGTGTAGAACTCGCTCCCCTGGGAGACGTCCTCCTGGTAGTTGAACCGCTTGACGGGCACCGTGTCGGGGCCGTACGGCAGCCGCAGGAGGAACCGCGGCATGGTGAGCGCCACGTAACGGGCGTCCTCGCTCTCGCGGAACGACCGCCACTTCGTGTATTGCGGGCTCTCGAAGATCGACTTCAGGTCCTTCAGGTTCGGGAGGTTCGAGAAGTCGGTCAGCCCGAAGAAGCCGGGTCCGGCGGAGGCG encodes:
- a CDS encoding type VI secretion system baseplate subunit TssF — its product is MFNKYYQQELNALRELGSEFSKTHPALAPMLSGPASDPDVERLLEGVAFLTGLLRQKLDDEFPEIVHSLTNLLWPHYLK
- the tssE gene encoding type VI secretion system baseplate subunit TssE; the protein is MREERLLERVRNGERDLSRRGAEDPQRISDSVLEHLRRILNTRQGCVPIADDYGVPEFTEYLHLGAQVYRELEKILRTTIQKYEPRLKGVRVSFIPEEDDRLALQMQFQVVAKLASDPRLQVQFETSIDGNGQIRMKD
- the tssD gene encoding type VI secretion system tube protein TssD, whose protein sequence is MALNAYLRLKGQKQGDIKGSVTQKGRENSIMVIAYSHEIVSPRDAASGLPTGKRMHKPLVITKELDKSTPLLYSALVNNENIPEWKLEFWTPQLAAKTGSGSERQHYTIKLTNASIAAIGQRMLNNKNPELTRYVEYEEISFTYQKIEWTWIDGGITAEDDWEAPNA
- the tssC gene encoding type VI secretion system contractile sheath large subunit yields the protein MATEKEKGRQAEAQVVEGSSLLDEIVQATKISPQDEAYSIARRGVEAFLHQLLEPGREVAKISGAVLDQMVAEVDKKLSLQIDAIMHASEFRNLESAWRSMKYLVDKTDFRENVKIELLNVSKENLLEDFEDSPEVVKSGLYKIAYTAEFGQFGGQPYGSMIANYDFGPGAQDVKLLQYVASVAAMSHAPFIASAGPGFFGLTDFSNLPNLKDLKSIFESPQYTKWRSFRESEDARYVALTMPRFLLRLPYGPDTVPVKRFNYQEDVSQGSEFYTWGNAAFAFASRLTDSFAKYRWCANIIGPAGGGAVEDLPLHQFQSMGATQTKIPTEILVSERREFELAEEGFIALTMRKGSDNAAFFSANSVQKPKFFGISKAGKEAELNYKLGMQLPYMFVINRLAHYLKVLQRENIGTWKDRMELQTELNTWIGQYVSDMEAPSAAARSRRPLKMAEVTVDEVAGEPGWYRVGLKVRPHFKFMGAFFTLSLVGKLDKQ